A window from Deltaproteobacteria bacterium encodes these proteins:
- the purD gene encoding phosphoribosylamine--glycine ligase, with protein sequence MDVLIVGSGGREHALAWKAGRSPQVQKVFVAPGNAGTAQEPGVENLDIGSDSIDALIAFVRQQGVGLTIIGPEAPLVAGITDAFHEAGLTCFGPTRDAARLEGSKAFCKNFLARHHIPSGEYQTFTELAPAVAYIRRHGVPVVVKADGLAAGKGVIIAGSESEAIAAVEGMLSGKDFGEAGKKVIIEECLEGEEASFIAIVDGEHILPLATSQDHKARDNGDRGPNTGGMGAYSPAPVITPELFDRVMKEIIRPTVRGMAAEGCPYTGFLYAGLMISEDGTPRVLEYNCRFGDPETQPIILRLKSDLVDICLAAQERRLDEVAVEWDQRVALGVVMAAGGYPLNYRKGDRIYGLPQHEAEGIKIFHAGTRMENNQVVTNGGRVLCVTALGATVREAQARAYEQAKGIQWDGVYYRTDIGYRAVAREYKKA encoded by the coding sequence ATGGATGTATTGATCGTCGGCAGCGGGGGCCGGGAACACGCCCTTGCCTGGAAGGCAGGCCGGTCACCCCAGGTTCAAAAGGTATTCGTGGCCCCGGGCAATGCCGGGACAGCGCAGGAACCCGGAGTGGAAAACCTCGATATCGGGTCCGATAGCATTGATGCCCTGATCGCCTTTGTCCGGCAGCAGGGGGTGGGCCTTACCATCATCGGGCCGGAGGCGCCCCTGGTGGCAGGCATCACGGATGCATTCCACGAGGCGGGGCTTACCTGCTTCGGACCTACCAGAGATGCGGCCCGGTTGGAAGGCTCAAAGGCCTTTTGCAAGAACTTCCTGGCCCGTCACCATATCCCTTCGGGCGAGTACCAGACCTTTACCGAATTGGCACCGGCCGTCGCCTACATCCGCAGACACGGGGTCCCTGTGGTGGTCAAGGCCGATGGTCTTGCAGCGGGCAAGGGCGTCATCATTGCAGGGTCGGAATCCGAGGCCATCGCCGCGGTTGAAGGGATGCTCTCCGGAAAGGACTTTGGCGAGGCCGGGAAAAAGGTGATCATCGAGGAGTGCCTGGAGGGGGAAGAGGCCAGCTTCATTGCCATAGTGGATGGGGAGCACATCCTCCCCCTGGCCACGTCACAGGATCACAAGGCCCGTGATAATGGCGATAGAGGCCCCAACACCGGAGGGATGGGCGCCTACTCGCCCGCCCCTGTGATCACGCCCGAACTGTTCGACCGGGTCATGAAAGAGATCATCCGGCCCACGGTCAGGGGGATGGCGGCCGAAGGCTGTCCCTATACCGGGTTTTTGTATGCAGGTCTGATGATATCCGAGGATGGGACCCCCCGGGTACTGGAGTACAACTGCCGGTTCGGAGATCCTGAAACCCAGCCCATTATCCTGAGACTCAAGTCCGATCTGGTGGATATCTGCCTGGCCGCCCAGGAGCGGCGCCTGGATGAGGTGGCGGTGGAATGGGATCAGCGGGTTGCCTTGGGGGTGGTCATGGCGGCCGGCGGGTATCCGCTCAATTACCGGAAAGGCGACCGGATCTACGGTCTTCCCCAACATGAGGCGGAGGGGATAAAGATCTTTCACGCCGGGACCCGGATGGAAAACAATCAGGTGGTCACCAACGGCGGAAGGGTCCTCTGCGTCACCGCCCTTGGGGCCACGGTCCGTGAGGCCCAGGCCAGGGCGTATGAACAGGCAAAGGGGATACAGTGGGACGGGGTCTACTACCGCACCGACATCGGGTACCGGGCCGTGGCAAGGGAATATAAGAAAGCCTGA
- a CDS encoding YdcF family protein, with protein sequence MKASNKDGSAGDLTGILSKWIGPDSQEEARQGDSGSGGSEYPASAENRPIEPEGGRSKGPSIWKWLLFLLVVGYAVISYYRVPILTAMGDYLILDHPLKEADLIVCTPGPPLEQSLTAAELFQKGLAPRIFIPQEPPPAGLDILREKGGRYPETRRLFVDTLKSLNVPESAYIVGKGVVDSLREEAEALKERVQKKEIRSMIVVTPPYSARRTYRVFRNILEGEGAEIMISPSRYSGFKADTWWKRDRYVSAAIMEYQKLIYSAVRGLW encoded by the coding sequence ATGAAGGCGTCAAACAAAGATGGAAGTGCCGGGGATCTGACCGGTATTCTCTCGAAATGGATTGGTCCGGACTCGCAAGAGGAGGCCCGGCAGGGGGATTCAGGGAGCGGGGGGAGCGAGTACCCGGCGTCTGCGGAAAACAGGCCGATAGAACCGGAGGGGGGCCGGTCGAAAGGGCCGAGCATATGGAAATGGCTCCTGTTCCTCCTGGTGGTCGGTTACGCGGTCATCTCCTATTACCGGGTTCCCATTCTGACCGCCATGGGGGATTATCTTATTTTGGATCATCCCCTCAAAGAGGCCGATCTGATCGTATGTACGCCGGGTCCTCCCCTGGAACAAAGCCTGACCGCGGCCGAGCTGTTTCAGAAGGGGCTGGCCCCCCGGATCTTCATCCCTCAAGAACCCCCTCCGGCGGGCCTGGACATCCTGAGGGAGAAGGGGGGTCGCTATCCTGAGACCCGCCGGCTGTTCGTGGACACGCTGAAGTCCCTGAATGTCCCTGAATCCGCATATATTGTCGGCAAGGGTGTTGTGGACAGTCTAAGGGAAGAGGCCGAAGCACTGAAGGAGCGGGTACAAAAAAAAGAGATCCGGTCCATGATCGTGGTCACCCCCCCATACAGCGCCAGGCGAACCTACCGGGTCTTCAGGAACATCCTGGAGGGGGAAGGGGCGGAAATCATGATATCTCCTTCCCGCTATTCCGGTTTCAAGGCCGATACCTGGTGGAAAAGGGATCGATATGTGAGCGCCGCCATTATGGAATACCAGAAATTGATCTATTCTGCTGTCAGGGGCCTCTGGTAA
- a CDS encoding DUF3786 domain-containing protein, whose product MSTGYEKIIRDNLQEAFSRPLPELERSMGAERRGRTLFFRAFGQTCCLDPDKIILSGAPSVDPKALLVSLYARHAAPEEIRIEPFTSFRDFQGSMPYQGAFGVNSEQVLAPHVPRIKEKAGTLKAAFGGADGVGGDFSLILYPLPKIALSYICYLADEEFPAAATILFSANALCFMPLDGLADVAEYTSKEMIHLAGG is encoded by the coding sequence GTGTCCACCGGCTATGAGAAGATTATCCGCGACAACCTCCAAGAGGCCTTTTCCCGTCCCCTCCCGGAACTGGAGAGATCGATGGGGGCGGAAAGGAGGGGGCGCACCCTCTTCTTCCGTGCCTTTGGACAGACGTGTTGTCTGGATCCCGACAAGATAATCCTGTCCGGGGCCCCGAGTGTGGATCCCAAAGCCCTCCTGGTCTCCCTGTATGCACGACACGCCGCTCCTGAGGAGATCCGGATCGAACCCTTTACCTCGTTCAGGGATTTTCAGGGAAGCATGCCCTATCAGGGGGCATTCGGCGTTAACAGCGAACAGGTGCTCGCTCCCCATGTCCCCCGGATCAAGGAAAAGGCCGGGACCCTCAAGGCGGCATTCGGCGGAGCAGACGGGGTCGGGGGCGACTTCTCCCTGATCCTCTATCCCCTCCCCAAGATTGCGCTCTCCTATATATGTTATCTCGCTGACGAGGAGTTTCCCGCTGCCGCCACTATCCTCTTCTCTGCCAACGCCCTCTGTTTCATGCCCCTCGACGGCCTGGCGGATGTGGCCGAATACACGTCAAAGGAGATGATACACCTTGCCGGCGGATAG
- a CDS encoding glycosyltransferase family 39 protein — MPADRPRSREGGGVIAVMILVTVLAAGIYFIGLDGYPLLDPDEGRYAEISREMLETGDFITPRLNYVKYFEKPPLFYWCVAGAMALFGQSEWVVRMVPALAGFLTVVLIMALGNCLFGRRVGVMAGWVYLTSVIPLILARLPIIDGLFSLLLTATWGTWWCGYRALPGGAKRRWYIAAWALMGLAVMTKGVAAIALTGGIVLGVIALRSDWRALGSLCWIPGLLVFAVIVLPWHLAAGFRNPEFFHFYFVVQHFGRLMQEEHAKPFWFFLVIFPFGMLFWTAFFFPSALSSLRRGMKAVRLPRVLFQGRDKSPDDPNAARQSEGILFLILWAGAVVGLFSLSRSKLVPYILPAYPAMAMLMAFHLVNGGLARRSARWCAGITGVFLLAAIPVVSYYARSQDMLPGTALEWPVRLAQGALLLGGALLVMAMFKRRMIPAAAGLVLVMLIPGMVMMVPVAATYRKVGGLMKEMPLPLPKEIRVAEWRTFDQGLSFYTRRRTILVDNMGELRFGSTLGDHADFFLKGEENLKRLGREGPLLVNLRPGDWPRVREWGLFRPAAANSTNVMVGNDAFFRLAGLIPWPDDAMTPPPLLLMPRSPSPGKNG, encoded by the coding sequence TTGCCGGCGGATAGGCCTCGTTCAAGGGAAGGGGGAGGGGTCATTGCGGTCATGATCCTGGTGACGGTCCTGGCCGCAGGCATCTACTTCATCGGTCTGGACGGCTATCCGCTTCTGGATCCGGACGAAGGCCGGTACGCGGAGATTTCCCGCGAGATGCTGGAGACCGGCGATTTTATCACCCCGCGCCTCAACTATGTGAAGTATTTTGAGAAGCCCCCCCTCTTTTACTGGTGTGTGGCCGGCGCCATGGCGCTTTTCGGACAGTCGGAATGGGTGGTGCGCATGGTGCCTGCCCTGGCGGGCTTTCTGACGGTGGTCCTGATCATGGCCCTCGGAAATTGTCTCTTCGGGAGGCGCGTGGGGGTTATGGCGGGATGGGTGTACCTCACCAGCGTCATTCCCCTGATACTGGCCCGCCTCCCGATCATCGACGGCCTCTTCAGCCTCCTTCTCACCGCCACCTGGGGGACATGGTGGTGCGGGTACCGGGCATTGCCGGGGGGAGCCAAGCGGCGCTGGTACATTGCGGCCTGGGCCCTCATGGGCCTCGCCGTCATGACCAAAGGGGTTGCGGCCATTGCCCTGACAGGAGGGATCGTCCTCGGCGTTATCGCCCTGAGGTCGGACTGGCGCGCCCTGGGGTCCCTGTGCTGGATTCCCGGTCTCCTGGTGTTTGCCGTCATTGTCCTCCCCTGGCATCTGGCCGCAGGATTCCGCAATCCCGAGTTTTTTCATTTTTACTTTGTGGTCCAGCATTTCGGGCGTCTGATGCAGGAAGAACATGCCAAACCGTTCTGGTTTTTCCTGGTCATCTTCCCTTTCGGCATGCTGTTCTGGACCGCCTTTTTTTTCCCCTCGGCGCTGTCGAGCCTCAGGCGCGGAATGAAAGCCGTTCGTCTGCCCCGGGTCCTGTTCCAAGGGAGGGATAAGTCTCCGGACGATCCGAACGCCGCCCGGCAGTCCGAAGGGATTCTTTTTTTGATCCTGTGGGCCGGGGCCGTGGTCGGTCTCTTCAGCCTGAGCCGAAGCAAGCTCGTGCCCTATATCCTCCCCGCCTACCCGGCCATGGCAATGCTGATGGCCTTCCACCTGGTAAACGGGGGGCTGGCAAGGAGGTCGGCCCGATGGTGCGCCGGGATCACGGGAGTCTTCCTCCTGGCGGCGATTCCGGTGGTCTCCTATTACGCCCGGTCCCAGGACATGCTCCCTGGGACCGCACTGGAATGGCCTGTCAGGCTGGCCCAGGGCGCCCTGTTGCTGGGCGGCGCCCTCCTGGTCATGGCAATGTTCAAACGTCGCATGATACCGGCCGCCGCAGGCCTGGTCCTGGTGATGCTCATCCCCGGCATGGTGATGATGGTTCCGGTAGCGGCCACCTACAGAAAGGTGGGGGGGCTCATGAAGGAGATGCCTCTGCCCCTGCCCAAGGAGATACGTGTGGCAGAATGGCGCACCTTTGACCAGGGGTTGAGTTTCTACACCCGGCGCCGCACCATTCTGGTGGACAATATGGGCGAACTCCGATTTGGAAGCACCCTGGGGGATCATGCTGATTTTTTTCTAAAGGGGGAAGAGAATCTGAAACGCCTTGGAAGGGAAGGGCCTCTCCTGGTGAATCTGCGGCCCGGCGACTGGCCCAGGGTCCGGGAGTGGGGACTGTTCCGGCCGGCGGCGGCCAACAGCACCAATGTGATGGTAGGGAATGACGCCTTTTTCCGTCTTGCAGGGCTGATTCCATGGCCGGATGATGCAATGACACCGCCTCCGCTGCTCCTGATGCCGCGGTCTCCGAGTCCGGGGAAGAACGGGTGA